One part of the Hirundo rustica isolate bHirRus1 chromosome 11, bHirRus1.pri.v3, whole genome shotgun sequence genome encodes these proteins:
- the TSHZ3 gene encoding teashirt homolog 3 isoform X2 has protein sequence MDSESHISETSDRMADFESSSIKNEEESKEVSIPLEDSTVSDSLEQMKAVYNNFLSNSYWSNLNLNLHQPISEKNNGSSSSSSSSSSSCGSGSFDWHQTAMAKTLQQVSQSRILPEPSLFSTVQLYRQSSKLYGSIFTGASKFRCKDCSAAYDTLVELTVHMNETGHYRDDNHETDNNNPKRWSKPRKRSLLEMEGKEDAQKVLKCMYCGHSFESLQDLSVHMIKTKHYQKVPLKEPVTPVAAKIIPATRKKASLELELPSSPDSTGGTPKATISDGNDALQKNSNPYITPNNRYGHQNGASYAWHFEARKSQILKCMECGSSHDTLQELTAHMMVTGHFIKVTNSAMKKGKPIIEAPATPTITSLVDEKVQSVPLAATTFTSPSNTPSSVSPKLNVEIKKEVDKERAIADDKMKDKEKSSEDEEKYDISSKYHYLTENDLEESPKGGLDILKSLENTVTSAINKAQNGTPSWGGYPSIHAAYQLPNMMKLSLGSSGKSTPLKPMFGNNELVSPTKNQPLVSPPSSQTSPVPKTNFHAMEELVKKVTEKVAKVEEKMKEPEGKLSPLKRATPSPCSSEVSEPLKMEPPSDGGFKSQQSSPVPQRDGCKDSPTAEPVENGKEPVKSIVGSLSSSTAIITDHPPEQPFVNPLSALQSVMNIHLGKAAKPSLPALDPMSMLFKMSNSLAEKAAVATPPLQSKKSDHLDRYFYHVNNDQPIDLTKGKSDKSCSLGSALLSSTSTSSASSSSTVTTAKTSAVVSFMSNSPLRENALSDISDMLKNLTESHTSKSSTPSSISEKSDIDGTTIEEPEESTPAQKRKGRQSNWNPQHLLILQAQFAASLRQTSEGKYIMSDLSPQERMHISRFTGLSMTTISHWLANVKYQLRRTGGTKFLKNLDTGHPVFFCNDCASQIRTPSTYISHLESHLGFRLRDLSKLSSEQINNQIAQAKSPSEKLVTSSPEEDIGTSYQCKLCNRTFASKHAVKLHLSKTHGKSPEDHLLYVSELEKQ, from the coding sequence ATGGACAGTGAGTCCCACATCAGTGAGACAAGTGACCGCATGGCGGACTTTGAGAGCAGCTCCATTAAAAATGAGGAAGAGAGCAAGGAGGTTTCCATACCACTGGAAGACTCTACAGTGTCTGATAGTTTAGAACAAATGAAGGCCGTGTATAATAACTTCCTCTCCAATTCCTACTGGTCCAATCTCAATTTGAACCTTCACCAGccaatttcagaaaaaaacaatggtagcagcagcagtagcagcagcagcagcagcagttgtgGAAGTGGCAGCTTTGACTGGCACCAGACTGCGATGGCCAAAACACTGCAGCAAGTTTCTCAGAGCAGAATTCTGCCTGAACCGAGCCTTTTTAGCACAGTCCAGCTGTACAGACAGAGCAGTAAACTCTATGGCTCTATATTCACTGGAGCCAGTAAATTCCGCTGTAAAGACTGCAGTGCTGCCTACGATACTTTAGTAGAATTAACAGTGCACATGAATGAAACAGGACATTATCGAGATGACAACCATGAAACAGATAACAATAACCCCAAAAGATGGTCCAAACCTCGCAAACGTTCTTTGCTTGAAATGGAAGGGAAAGAAGATGCCCAGAAAGTGCTAAAGTGTATGTACTGTGGTCATTCATTCGAATCTCTTCAGGATTTGAGTGTTCACAtgatcaaaacaaaacactacCAAAAAGTGCCTCTGAAGGAACCTGTTACACCTGTAGCAGCTAAAATTATCCCAGCTACTAGAAAGAAAGCGTCACTGGAGCTTGAACTTCCGAGTTCTCCAGACTCCACGGGTGGGACACCAAAAGCCACAATCTCAGATGGTAACGATGCACTTCAAAAGAATTCCAATCCCTACATTACGCCAAATAACCGCTATGGTCACCAGAACGGTGCCAGCTACGCCTGGCACTTTGAGGCCAGGAAATCTCAAATTCTGAAGTGCATGGAGTGTGGTAGTTCACACGACACCCTGCAGGAGCTCACGGCTCACATGATGGTGACGGGACATTTTATTAAAGTCACTAACTCTGCCATGAAAAAAGGGAAACCAATTATAGAAGCCCCAGCCACACCGACAATAACGTCCTTAGTAGATGAGAAGGTCCAGTCTGTGCCACTAGCTGCCACCACCTTTACGTCTCCTTCCAACACACCTTCTAGTGTTTCCCCTAAATTAAATGTTGAGATTAAAAAAGAAGTAGATAAGGAAAGAGCCATTGCTGATGAcaaaatgaaagacaaagaGAAGTCAAGTGAAGATGAGGAGAAGTATGATATCTCCTCAAAATACCATTACTTGACTGAAAATGACCTAGAAGAAAGCCCTAAGGGGGGATTAGATATATTGAAGTCTTTAGAAAACACGGTTACATCAGCTATAAACAAAGCCCAGAATGGTACACCGAGCTGGGGTGGCTACCCCAGCATTCATGCTGCCTACCAGCTGCCTAATATGATGAAGCTGTCGTTGGGCTCATCTGGGAAGAGTACACCCCTAAAACCCATGTTTGGAAATAATGAATTAGTATCACCAACTAAAAACCAGCCCTTAGTGTCTCCACCCAGCAGTCAGACCTCACCTGTGCCAAAAACAAACTTTCATGCCATGGAAGAATTGGTAAAGAAGGTCACTGAGAAGGTGGCTAAAGTGGAGGAGAAGATGAAGGAGCCCGAAGGAAAGCTCTCTCCGCTGAAGCGTGCGACGCCTTCGCCGTGCAGCAGTGAAGTCAGTGAACCCCTTAAGATGGAGCCCCCCAGTGACGGTGGCTTTAaaagccagcagagcagcccagtTCCTCAGAGAGATGGCTGCAAAGATAGCCCGACTGCAGAACctgtggaaaatgggaaagagcCTGTGAAGTCCATTGTAGGTTCTTTAAGTAGCAGCACAGCCATCATCACTGACCACCCTCCTGAACAGCCATTTGTAAATCCATTAAGTGCACTGCAATCTGTCATGAATATTCACCTTGGCAAGGCAGCAAAGCCTTCTTTACCTGCTCTGGATCCAATGagcatgctttttaaaatgagcaACAGTTTGGCAGAAAAGGCTGCAGTGGCCACCCCACCTCTACAGTCCAAAAAATCAGACCACTTAGACCGTTATTTTTATCATGTCAACAATGACCAACCCATAGATTTGACGAAAGGCAAGAGTGACAAAAGCTGCTCTTTGGGTTCAGCGCTTTTGTCATCCACATCGACATCTTCTGCATCTTCTTCATCTACAGTGACAACAGCAAAGACATCTGCAGTCGTGTCATTCATGTCAAACTCGCCGCTACGCGAGAATGCCTTGTCAGATATATCTGATATGCTGAAGAACCTGACAGAAAGTCACACATCAAAATCTTCCACACCTTCCAGCATATCTGAGAAATCTGACATTGATGGTACCACAATAGAGGAACCAGAAGAGAGTACACCAGCTCAGAAAAGGAAGGGACGTCAGTCTAACTGGAACCCTCAGCACTTGCTCATATTGCAGGCCCAGTTTGCAGCCAGCTTACGGCAGACTTCAGAGGGGAAATACATCATGTCAGACTTGAGCCCTCAAGAAAGAATGCACATTTCCAGGTTTACAGGACTCTCAATGACCACAATTAGCCACTGGTTGGCCAATGTGAAATACCAGCTACGAAGGACGGGGGGAACTAAGTTCCTTAAAAATTTGGACACTGGGCACCCGGTGTTCTTTTGTAATGACTGTGCTTCACAGATCAGAACTCCTTCAACTTATATCAGTCATCTTGAATCGCATCTGGGTTTCAGGTTAAGAGACTTGTCCAAACTGTCCAGTGAACAGATTAACAATCAGATAGCACAAGCAAAGTCACCGTCTGAAAAACTGGTGACGTCCTCTCCTGAGGAAGATATCGGAACTTCTTATCAGTGCAAACTTTGTAACAGGACTTTTGCAAGCAAGCATGCTGTTAAACTCCATCTTAGTAAAACACATGGGAAGTCACCAGAGGATCATCTTCTGTATGTTTCGGAGTTAGAGAAGCAGTAG
- the TSHZ3 gene encoding teashirt homolog 3 isoform X1 translates to MPRRKQQAPRRAAAYVSDELKAAALVEEDVEPDENAVDGEPSAKYACPEKDFSKNCQSYQNSPAAEFSSHEMDSESHISETSDRMADFESSSIKNEEESKEVSIPLEDSTVSDSLEQMKAVYNNFLSNSYWSNLNLNLHQPISEKNNGSSSSSSSSSSSCGSGSFDWHQTAMAKTLQQVSQSRILPEPSLFSTVQLYRQSSKLYGSIFTGASKFRCKDCSAAYDTLVELTVHMNETGHYRDDNHETDNNNPKRWSKPRKRSLLEMEGKEDAQKVLKCMYCGHSFESLQDLSVHMIKTKHYQKVPLKEPVTPVAAKIIPATRKKASLELELPSSPDSTGGTPKATISDGNDALQKNSNPYITPNNRYGHQNGASYAWHFEARKSQILKCMECGSSHDTLQELTAHMMVTGHFIKVTNSAMKKGKPIIEAPATPTITSLVDEKVQSVPLAATTFTSPSNTPSSVSPKLNVEIKKEVDKERAIADDKMKDKEKSSEDEEKYDISSKYHYLTENDLEESPKGGLDILKSLENTVTSAINKAQNGTPSWGGYPSIHAAYQLPNMMKLSLGSSGKSTPLKPMFGNNELVSPTKNQPLVSPPSSQTSPVPKTNFHAMEELVKKVTEKVAKVEEKMKEPEGKLSPLKRATPSPCSSEVSEPLKMEPPSDGGFKSQQSSPVPQRDGCKDSPTAEPVENGKEPVKSIVGSLSSSTAIITDHPPEQPFVNPLSALQSVMNIHLGKAAKPSLPALDPMSMLFKMSNSLAEKAAVATPPLQSKKSDHLDRYFYHVNNDQPIDLTKGKSDKSCSLGSALLSSTSTSSASSSSTVTTAKTSAVVSFMSNSPLRENALSDISDMLKNLTESHTSKSSTPSSISEKSDIDGTTIEEPEESTPAQKRKGRQSNWNPQHLLILQAQFAASLRQTSEGKYIMSDLSPQERMHISRFTGLSMTTISHWLANVKYQLRRTGGTKFLKNLDTGHPVFFCNDCASQIRTPSTYISHLESHLGFRLRDLSKLSSEQINNQIAQAKSPSEKLVTSSPEEDIGTSYQCKLCNRTFASKHAVKLHLSKTHGKSPEDHLLYVSELEKQ, encoded by the coding sequence CCTATGTTTCAGATGAACTAAAAGCAGCAGCGCTGGTGGAAGAAGATGTGGAACCTGATGAAAATGCAGTTGATGGGGAGCCTTCAGCAAAATATGCATGTCCAGAAAAAGACTTCAGTAAGAACTGCCAAAGCTACCAAAATTCTCCAGCAGCTGAGTTCTCTAGCCATGAAATGGACAGTGAGTCCCACATCAGTGAGACAAGTGACCGCATGGCGGACTTTGAGAGCAGCTCCATTAAAAATGAGGAAGAGAGCAAGGAGGTTTCCATACCACTGGAAGACTCTACAGTGTCTGATAGTTTAGAACAAATGAAGGCCGTGTATAATAACTTCCTCTCCAATTCCTACTGGTCCAATCTCAATTTGAACCTTCACCAGccaatttcagaaaaaaacaatggtagcagcagcagtagcagcagcagcagcagcagttgtgGAAGTGGCAGCTTTGACTGGCACCAGACTGCGATGGCCAAAACACTGCAGCAAGTTTCTCAGAGCAGAATTCTGCCTGAACCGAGCCTTTTTAGCACAGTCCAGCTGTACAGACAGAGCAGTAAACTCTATGGCTCTATATTCACTGGAGCCAGTAAATTCCGCTGTAAAGACTGCAGTGCTGCCTACGATACTTTAGTAGAATTAACAGTGCACATGAATGAAACAGGACATTATCGAGATGACAACCATGAAACAGATAACAATAACCCCAAAAGATGGTCCAAACCTCGCAAACGTTCTTTGCTTGAAATGGAAGGGAAAGAAGATGCCCAGAAAGTGCTAAAGTGTATGTACTGTGGTCATTCATTCGAATCTCTTCAGGATTTGAGTGTTCACAtgatcaaaacaaaacactacCAAAAAGTGCCTCTGAAGGAACCTGTTACACCTGTAGCAGCTAAAATTATCCCAGCTACTAGAAAGAAAGCGTCACTGGAGCTTGAACTTCCGAGTTCTCCAGACTCCACGGGTGGGACACCAAAAGCCACAATCTCAGATGGTAACGATGCACTTCAAAAGAATTCCAATCCCTACATTACGCCAAATAACCGCTATGGTCACCAGAACGGTGCCAGCTACGCCTGGCACTTTGAGGCCAGGAAATCTCAAATTCTGAAGTGCATGGAGTGTGGTAGTTCACACGACACCCTGCAGGAGCTCACGGCTCACATGATGGTGACGGGACATTTTATTAAAGTCACTAACTCTGCCATGAAAAAAGGGAAACCAATTATAGAAGCCCCAGCCACACCGACAATAACGTCCTTAGTAGATGAGAAGGTCCAGTCTGTGCCACTAGCTGCCACCACCTTTACGTCTCCTTCCAACACACCTTCTAGTGTTTCCCCTAAATTAAATGTTGAGATTAAAAAAGAAGTAGATAAGGAAAGAGCCATTGCTGATGAcaaaatgaaagacaaagaGAAGTCAAGTGAAGATGAGGAGAAGTATGATATCTCCTCAAAATACCATTACTTGACTGAAAATGACCTAGAAGAAAGCCCTAAGGGGGGATTAGATATATTGAAGTCTTTAGAAAACACGGTTACATCAGCTATAAACAAAGCCCAGAATGGTACACCGAGCTGGGGTGGCTACCCCAGCATTCATGCTGCCTACCAGCTGCCTAATATGATGAAGCTGTCGTTGGGCTCATCTGGGAAGAGTACACCCCTAAAACCCATGTTTGGAAATAATGAATTAGTATCACCAACTAAAAACCAGCCCTTAGTGTCTCCACCCAGCAGTCAGACCTCACCTGTGCCAAAAACAAACTTTCATGCCATGGAAGAATTGGTAAAGAAGGTCACTGAGAAGGTGGCTAAAGTGGAGGAGAAGATGAAGGAGCCCGAAGGAAAGCTCTCTCCGCTGAAGCGTGCGACGCCTTCGCCGTGCAGCAGTGAAGTCAGTGAACCCCTTAAGATGGAGCCCCCCAGTGACGGTGGCTTTAaaagccagcagagcagcccagtTCCTCAGAGAGATGGCTGCAAAGATAGCCCGACTGCAGAACctgtggaaaatgggaaagagcCTGTGAAGTCCATTGTAGGTTCTTTAAGTAGCAGCACAGCCATCATCACTGACCACCCTCCTGAACAGCCATTTGTAAATCCATTAAGTGCACTGCAATCTGTCATGAATATTCACCTTGGCAAGGCAGCAAAGCCTTCTTTACCTGCTCTGGATCCAATGagcatgctttttaaaatgagcaACAGTTTGGCAGAAAAGGCTGCAGTGGCCACCCCACCTCTACAGTCCAAAAAATCAGACCACTTAGACCGTTATTTTTATCATGTCAACAATGACCAACCCATAGATTTGACGAAAGGCAAGAGTGACAAAAGCTGCTCTTTGGGTTCAGCGCTTTTGTCATCCACATCGACATCTTCTGCATCTTCTTCATCTACAGTGACAACAGCAAAGACATCTGCAGTCGTGTCATTCATGTCAAACTCGCCGCTACGCGAGAATGCCTTGTCAGATATATCTGATATGCTGAAGAACCTGACAGAAAGTCACACATCAAAATCTTCCACACCTTCCAGCATATCTGAGAAATCTGACATTGATGGTACCACAATAGAGGAACCAGAAGAGAGTACACCAGCTCAGAAAAGGAAGGGACGTCAGTCTAACTGGAACCCTCAGCACTTGCTCATATTGCAGGCCCAGTTTGCAGCCAGCTTACGGCAGACTTCAGAGGGGAAATACATCATGTCAGACTTGAGCCCTCAAGAAAGAATGCACATTTCCAGGTTTACAGGACTCTCAATGACCACAATTAGCCACTGGTTGGCCAATGTGAAATACCAGCTACGAAGGACGGGGGGAACTAAGTTCCTTAAAAATTTGGACACTGGGCACCCGGTGTTCTTTTGTAATGACTGTGCTTCACAGATCAGAACTCCTTCAACTTATATCAGTCATCTTGAATCGCATCTGGGTTTCAGGTTAAGAGACTTGTCCAAACTGTCCAGTGAACAGATTAACAATCAGATAGCACAAGCAAAGTCACCGTCTGAAAAACTGGTGACGTCCTCTCCTGAGGAAGATATCGGAACTTCTTATCAGTGCAAACTTTGTAACAGGACTTTTGCAAGCAAGCATGCTGTTAAACTCCATCTTAGTAAAACACATGGGAAGTCACCAGAGGATCATCTTCTGTATGTTTCGGAGTTAGAGAAGCAGTAG